A genomic window from Yarrowia lipolytica chromosome 1D, complete sequence includes:
- a CDS encoding uncharacterized protein (Compare to YALI0D25718g, similar to uniprot|O14274 Schizosaccharomyces pombe Conserved hypothetical protein, similar to Saccharomyces cerevisiae DTD1 (YDL219W); ancestral locus Anc_2.59), which yields MRAVIQRAKSGSVTVDSKIVSQISHGLVVLIGVGHEDTAEDVEKVANKIIKTKLWPSVDGAQQWKQSVLDVGGEVLCVSQFTLFAKVKKGQKPDFHNAAKGPQAKELYDQVLAKIQAALPEGRTVKDGVFGAMMDVALVNDGPVTIQYDTKNDK from the exons aTGAGAGCTGTTATCCAGAGAGCCAAGAGCGGATCGGTGACAGTCGATTCGAAGATTGTCAGTCA AATCTCCCACGGGCTAGTTGTTCTTATCGGAGTGGGCCATGAAGATACGGCAGAAgacgtggagaaggtcGCCAACAAAATCATCAAGACCAAACTTTGGCCCTCGGTCGATGGAGCACAGCAATGGAAACAGAGTGTGCTCGacgttggtggagaagtgCTCTGTGTTAGTCAGTTCACTTTGTTtgccaaggtcaagaagggccaGAAGCCAGACTTTCACAATGCCGCCAAGGGCCCACAGGCTAAGGAGCTCTACGACCAGGTGCTGGCAAAGATCCAGGCTGCTCTTCCAGAGGGTCGGACAGTCAAAGATGGTGTTTTTGGCGCCATGATGGACGTTGCGCTGGTTAACGACGGGCCTGTCACCATTCAGTATGATACAAAGAATGACAAATAG
- a CDS encoding uncharacterized protein (Compare to YALI0D25762g, similar to Saccharomyces cerevisiae RAD10 (YML095C); ancestral locus Anc_8.874, weakly similar to uniprot|Q06182 Schizosaccharomyces pombe Mating-type switching protein swi10): MSGQKRDIAAILKGVAEYQGIKKSAVEGSTGNGAPKDPAPSSTVAATSTSASTRSTTPPPKPTPPQVSPLRKRVPPAIPQPRIVRPAGYKEHTPAATKSTSTTTSSVPVSRITATPPAPQPVNTRQNNNEISLEASIQQARENIKRAEAAAVAEPTAPVVSRQRRIPAILVNKNQRGNKVLDYIKDVPWEYGAGDMVADYVTGSTSCVLFLSIKYHSIKPEYIYRKIAKLQKQQFDLKVLLVMIDKENHEAAIRELTRASMRHDLAILVAWSNEDCGNYISKLKSLETATVKLIEGSKSKDYTSRLADVLSNVKLNKSDALNLSTTYKSLKNAILDDSERISEINGFGPTKVKRWNQTMRDPFIYKPTAE, encoded by the coding sequence ATGTCAGGACAAAAACGCGACATTGCGGCAATTCTAAAGGGCGTGGCGGAGTACCAGGGTATTAAGAAGTCCGCCGTTGAGGGTTCAACCGGTAACGGGGCTCCGAAAGACCCCGCACCATCTTCTACTGTAGCCGCCACTTCTACCTCAGCTTCAACTCGCTCAacaactcctccaccgaAGCCAACCCCGCCACAAGTCAGTCCGCTGCGAAAACGCGTGCCACCAGCGATCCCTCAGCCCAGAATTGTGCGCCCGGCGGGGTACAAAGAGCATACTCCAGCCGCAACTAAATCTACATCTACAACTACATCGTCTGTTCCAGTATCTAGGATAACAGCTacacctccagctcctcaacCGGTGAACACCCGGCAAAACAACAATGAAATATCGCTGGAGGCGTCAATCCAACAAGCCAGAGAAAACATCAAACGAGCTGAAGCCGCTGCTGTGGCTGAACCCACGGCTCCTGTGGTATCGCGTCAACGCCGTATCCCAGCCATTCTCGTGAACAAAAACCAGCGAGGAAACAAAGTGCTGGACTACATCAAGGACGTGCCATGGGAGTATGGCGCGGGCGATATGGTGGCGGACTACGTGACAGGGTCGACGTCGTGTGTGCTATTCTTGTCCATCAAGTACCACTCGATTAAACCAGAATACATCTACCGTAAGATCGCCAAGttgcagaaacagcagtTTGACCTGAAAGTGTTGCTGGTAATGATTGACAAGGAGAATCACGAGGCTGCTATCAGAGAACTCACACGGGCTTCCATGAGACACGATCTGGCCATTCTTGTGGCATGGAGTAACGAGGACTGTGGTAACTACATCAGCAAGCTCAAAAGTCTGGAGACAGCCACAGTCAAGCTCATTGAGGGAAGCAAAAGCAAGGACTACACCTCTCGATTAGCTGACGTGTTGAGCAATGTCAAGCTGAACAAGAGTGATGCTCTCAATCTCAGCACGACGTACAAGAGCTTGAAGAATGCCATTTTGGACGATTCTGAACGAATTTCTGAGATCAACGGCTTTGGCCCGACCAAGGTGAAGAGATGGAATCAGACGATGCGAGATCCTTTTATTTATAAACCGACTGCGGAGTGA
- a CDS encoding uncharacterized protein (Compare to YALI0D25740g, some similarities with uniprot|Q04493 Saccharomyces cerevisiae YML094W Prefoldin subunit 5, similar to Saccharomyces cerevisiae GIM5 (YML094W); ancestral locus Anc_8.873), with protein sequence MAEQTQIDLNTLSIPQLGEIKQKLMQEVEFLNSSFQKLIEAKRKFQDCQESVRGVSAEKDDTELMVPLSSSLYVPGRMSNVGKFMVDVGTGYYVEKDAEGAIAHYQKKVMTLEKNLGDLTAVAEQKGKNLEAIDQIMRQKIGEEMKKKQTQQAE encoded by the exons ATGGCCGAACAGACACAGA tcGACCTCAATACGCTCTCGATCCCCCAGCTGGGCGAAATTAAGCAGAAGCTGATGCAGGAGGTGGAGTTTCTCAACTCGTCGTTCCAAAAGCTCATTGAGGCCAAGCGCAAGTTCCAGGACTGTCAGGAGTCGGTGCGTGGCGTGTccgccgagaaggacgatACAGAACTCATGGTGCCGCTGTCATCATCGCTGTACGTGCCTGGACGCATGAGCAACGTGGGCAAGTTCATGGTTGACGTGGGAACGGGATACTATGTGGAAAAGGACGCAGAAGGAGCCATTGCCCACtaccagaagaaggtgatGACTTTGGAGAAGAACTTGGGCGATCTGACAGCCGTAGCCGAGCAGAAGGGTAAGAATCTGGAGGCTATTGACCAGATCATGCGCCAGAAGATTGGcgaggagatgaagaagaagcagactCAGCAGGCGGAGTGA